One genomic window of Roseobacter ponti includes the following:
- a CDS encoding AMP-binding protein, with product MNTPSRPADGPASVPALLHLNAKRYANAPAYREKEYGIWQSWTWAQTLEETEALALGLLDLGVAEGDFVAVIGRNRPRLYWAMVAAEMCGAVPVPLYQDAVAEEMAYVMGHCGARFVIAGDQEQVDKVIEIQGELPDFEQMIYLDPRGLRKYDHARLHQYSHVQDAGRAKRDELLPEITRRQDRLDYDSTCVMLYTSGTTGRPKGVVLSNRNVIETSKSSSEFDDLRQSDDILAYLPMAWVGDFIFSVGQAMWTGFCTNCPESADTMHTDLREIGPTYYFAPPRVFETQLTSVMIRMEDAGRFKKWLFDHFMAHARRVGPDILDGNPVSMTDRLKYQLGEFFIYGPLKNTLGFSRVRVGYTAGEAIGPEIFDFYRALGINLKQLYGQTEATVFITAQPDGEVRSDTVGVSCPGVELRIAENGEVFYRSPGVFVEYYKNPESTADTKDAEGWVATGDAGFIEEDTGHLRIIDRAKDVGKMASGALFAPKYVENKLKFFPNILEAVVFGNERDECTAFINIDLTAVGNWAERNNIGYASYQELARHPQVMDTIQEHVEEVNRSVAEDEMLSGCQVHRFVVLHKELDADDGELTRTRKVRRRVIEEKFHDIITALYDGSSSVSTVTEVTYEDGRKGSIAATLEVRSVAVQPAPVRMAAQ from the coding sequence TTGAATACGCCGAGCCGACCGGCCGACGGACCTGCATCCGTACCGGCTCTTCTGCATCTCAACGCAAAACGATATGCCAATGCTCCGGCATACCGCGAAAAAGAATACGGGATCTGGCAGAGCTGGACCTGGGCGCAGACGCTGGAAGAAACCGAGGCGCTGGCGCTGGGGCTGCTGGATCTGGGCGTAGCGGAAGGGGATTTTGTTGCTGTTATCGGGCGCAACCGGCCCCGGCTCTACTGGGCGATGGTCGCAGCGGAGATGTGCGGTGCAGTGCCTGTGCCGCTTTATCAGGACGCCGTCGCGGAAGAGATGGCCTATGTCATGGGGCATTGCGGCGCGCGTTTCGTGATCGCGGGCGATCAGGAACAGGTCGACAAAGTCATCGAGATCCAGGGGGAACTGCCGGATTTTGAGCAGATGATCTATCTCGATCCGCGCGGGCTGCGCAAATACGACCACGCGCGGCTGCATCAGTACAGCCATGTGCAGGATGCCGGGCGGGCGAAACGCGATGAGCTGCTGCCCGAGATCACCCGTCGCCAAGACAGGCTCGATTACGACAGCACCTGTGTGATGCTCTATACTTCCGGCACGACCGGGCGGCCCAAGGGCGTGGTGCTGAGCAACCGCAATGTGATTGAGACCTCAAAGTCGTCGTCCGAGTTCGACGATCTGCGTCAGAGCGATGACATCCTTGCCTATCTGCCGATGGCCTGGGTGGGTGATTTCATCTTTTCGGTGGGTCAGGCGATGTGGACGGGGTTTTGCACGAACTGCCCGGAGAGTGCGGATACCATGCACACCGATCTGCGCGAGATCGGGCCCACGTATTATTTTGCGCCGCCTCGGGTCTTTGAGACGCAGCTGACCTCGGTGATGATCCGGATGGAAGATGCAGGGCGGTTCAAGAAATGGCTCTTTGATCACTTCATGGCACATGCACGCAGGGTCGGGCCGGATATTCTGGACGGCAATCCGGTGAGCATGACGGACCGGCTGAAGTATCAGTTGGGCGAGTTTTTCATCTACGGGCCGCTCAAAAACACGCTGGGGTTCAGCCGTGTGCGGGTGGGATATACCGCTGGTGAGGCCATCGGCCCGGAAATTTTCGATTTTTACCGGGCACTGGGAATCAATCTGAAACAGCTCTACGGGCAGACGGAGGCCACCGTTTTCATCACCGCGCAGCCCGACGGGGAGGTGCGCTCGGACACGGTGGGGGTAAGCTGTCCCGGTGTTGAACTGCGCATTGCGGAAAACGGCGAGGTCTTTTATCGCTCCCCGGGTGTTTTTGTGGAGTATTATAAGAACCCCGAGAGCACCGCCGATACAAAAGACGCCGAAGGCTGGGTGGCGACCGGGGATGCGGGCTTCATTGAAGAAGACACCGGGCATCTGCGGATCATCGACCGGGCGAAGGATGTCGGTAAAATGGCCAGTGGCGCGCTTTTTGCGCCGAAATACGTTGAGAACAAACTGAAGTTCTTTCCGAACATTCTCGAGGCAGTGGTTTTCGGCAATGAGCGTGACGAATGCACGGCCTTTATCAATATCGATCTGACGGCAGTGGGCAACTGGGCGGAGCGTAACAACATCGGTTATGCGTCCTATCAGGAGCTGGCACGGCATCCTCAGGTCATGGATACCATTCAGGAACATGTGGAAGAGGTGAACCGGTCGGTTGCGGAAGATGAGATGTTGTCCGGCTGTCAGGTGCACAGATTTGTGGTGCTGCATAAAGAGCTTGATGCAGATGACGGCGAGCTGACGCGCACGCGCAAAGTGCGGCGCAGAGTGATCGAAGAGAAGTTTCACGATATCATCACGGCGCTTTATGACGGTTCATCAAGCGTGAGCACTGTTACCGAAGTGACCTATGAGGACGGGCGGAAGGGGTCTATCGCGGCCACGCTGGAGGTCCGGTCCGTTGCGGTTCAGCCGGCACCGGTCCGGATGGCGGCGCAATGA